TGATTACGAATAAGTGATATAAACAAATTCGAAAAGCCTGTTACGAACATTACCGCAATGGTCATTACCATAGCGTTTGCCATAGAACTTGTTACGGCTAGCGCAGAACAAACACCAAGTACTTGTAAAGCAATAGGGTTATTATCAACAACCGGTCCAAATAAAACCTTTTTAGTATCAGTAGCCATTAGTTCAACCCTCCAGCGCGATAGTTAGTAATGAATGGACCATAACCTTCTTCACCAAGCCAAAAATGTAAAGTTGTTTCAACACCGTTACTGGTTAATGTTGCGCCAGAAAGAGCATCAACGCCATGAACATCACCAGATTTAGCGCCACCTTTAACAATTTGAATGGCTATATTGTTTTGCTCATCAAACATTTTCTTACCTGGCCATAAAGCTTTCCAATTAGGGTTAAGTACTTCAGCACCTAAACCTGGAGTTTCTTTAAGGTCAGAATAGATTACGCTTTTAACGGTATTAAGGTCAGACTCTAAACCGACAAAACCGTACATAAGATCCCACAAGCCAGAACCAACAATCGGTAAAACGATTGTTGTTACTTTACCTTGCTCATCTTTCACAAGATAAACCACGGCATTTTTAGCAACACGGTTTAAACTAGCAATATCATTTTCAGGTTTAAAACTCTTAGCTGGGTCACGCGCATCAGCACGTTCATCAAACGAGTTAACATCACCTTCAACAACTTTACCTGTTTCAAGACTTATCATTTTTGCTTCAACACGTTGGTTATAAACAGCAACGATATCGTCACCTGCAAGTTCTAATAAACCCGCAGTTTCAAGAATTTTAGTTTGCTTATCAAGCAATTTATTAGCTGTTTGTAATGGTTTTAAAACCACTGCAGAAGTTGATACTAAAGCAGCACAAACTAAACAAACAATAAATACAAACCCGACTGTTCTGCCGAAAGTTTCTTTCTTTTTAGTATCAGACATTGCGATCAAGCCTCCGTTTGATATTCCCTTGAACAACAAAGTAGTCGAAAAGAGGTGCAAACAAGTTAGCGAATAAAATAGCTAACATCATACCTTCTGGGAATGCTGGGTTAACAACACGAACCAATACCACCATGATACCCACTAAAGCACCAAACCAGTATTTACCAGTATTAGTAAATGACGCTGATACAGGATCAGTTGCCATAAACATCATACCAAAGGCAAAACCACCCGTAACTAAGTGCCAGTACCAAGGCATAGCAAACATTGCATTAGTATCAGAACCAATAGCGTTCAATAGCATTGACATAACAACCATACCGGCAAACACACCTAAAACGATACGCCATGAAGCAATACCTTTATAAAGGATGTATGCACCACCGAGTAAAATCATCGCTGTTGATACTTCACCAACAGAGCCAGGGATATAACCCCAGAATGCATTCCACCAGTCAGCATTAATGGTATATTCAAGCAAACCTTGGTTCGCAGCACTTAGCGCAGTTGCACCAGAGAAACCATCAGCAGCAACCCAAACAGCATCACCAGATATTTCACTTGGGTATGCAAAGAATAAAAACGCTCGACCCGCTAATGCTGGGTTTAAGAAGTTTTTACCTGTACCACCAAATACTTCTTTGGCAATAACAATACCAAAAGTAATACCGATAGCAGCTTGCCATAACGGAATAGTTGCCGGAAGGATTAAAGCGAATAGTATTGAACTAACAAAGAAACCTTCGTTAACTTCATGTTTGCGTACAGAGGCAAACAATACTTCCCAGAAACCACCAACAATAAAGACTGTTGCATAGATAGGTAAGAAAAAAGTTGCGCCGTAAAGCATCATACTGAACCAACCAGATTCTGTAGATAAGCTTCCGCCTAACATTTCAAACAAACCAACTTGCCACGTATCAGGTAAAGCATAACCAGCCGCTAATGCGTCAGTTGCTTGAAAACCTATGTTATACATACCCCAGAACATGGCAGGGAAAACCGCTAACCAAACTGTGATCATGATACGTTTAAGATCAATACTGTCACGTACGTGAGTACGACCTTTGTTTACTTGTCCTGGCGTAAATAAGCCAGTTGCAACCGCTTCATAAAGCGCATACCAAGTTTCATATTTACCGCCTTTTTCAAATTGCGGTTCGATATCTTCAAAAAACTTTTTCAAGCCCATGACTAACCTTCCTTCTCAATTGTGGTTAGGCAATCACGAAGGATCACGCCGTAATCTGTTTTGCCTGGGCAAACAAATGTACACAAGGCTAAATCTTCTTCATCAAGCTCTAAAGCACCAAGTTGTTGCGCACCGTCTGTATCGCCGGCACATAAATCACGCAATAACATTGTTGGTAAAATATCTAACGGCATAACGCGTTCGAAATTACCAATAGGCACCATAGCGCGTGCACTACCATTTGTTGTTGTGGTCATGTTGAACAACTTCTTAGGGAAGAAGTGGCCCATGTAAGCACGCGTAACTGAAAATTTATTAGGACCTGGGTACATGTAGCCAATAAATTCTTTTTCTCTACCTTCTAGGATAAGAGAAATTTGCGTGTGATAACGACCTAAATAGCCGTGAACACCCGAAGCAACAGAACCAAGTAATAATGAACCTGAAACTACACGTACTTCACCATCAATTTTGTCATCAGCAATAATCTCAGCAGAACTAGCACCTAAAGTAGTACGAATTAAGCGAGGATTTTTTGCCGCAGGACCAGCTAAAGAAATAACACGACTGCTATCTAGCTCACCGGTAGTAAATAATTTACCGATAGCAATAACATCTTGGTAACCCGCATGCCATGCAACGTTATCAGCATTTACAGGCTTTAAAAAATGCATGTGTGTGCCAACTAAGCCCGCAGGATGTTTACCGGCAAATTCATTAACCTTAGTCGTTGAATTAACAGCAATATCACTACCTGGTGCTTTACTTACAAATACTTCACCTTCGGTTAAGCGTGCAAGAACAGTTAAGCCATTAACGAAGGCTTCACTTTGCTCAGCAATAATAACCGCTGGATCAGCAGCCAAAGGATTAGTATCCAATGCACTAACAAATACAGCAACAGGCGTTGCATCTACAGCAGGAACTTTACTAAATGGACGTGTGCGTATCGCAGTCCACAAACCTGACTTAACAAGGTTTGAAACAACATCTTCACGTGCAATTGAGTTGAGTTCGTTAGCGGCATATTGCGTAAACGTTTCTTGCTCATTGCCGCCAATTTCGATGACAACAGATTGCAATACGCGCTTTTCACCACGATTTATTTCTTTAACAACACCTGAAGCTTGAGCTGTGAATATAACGCCAGGATTCTTTTTATCTTCAAAAAGTGCCTGACCTTTTTTAACGCTATCTCCAACCTTAACAAACATGGTTGGGCGCATACCCACAAACTCTTCACCTAATGTTGCAACAGTTTTGATGGACGGACCATCATGGATTACCTGCTGGGGGGCACCTACTACAGGAACATCCAGACCTTTTTTTATCGTAATCATAAACACTTGCACTACTTTTGATGGGAGTAATCAAAATCAATTAATTGGTTATCTTTTCACATAACTTATTGCAAAGTTTCACAACAAGAATGGCAAGCTAATAACATAAAAGACCGATTTCAGTGTATTTCAGCAAAATCTTAATTTAGTTTGAATAAATTAAGGTTCACTGGCTCTAGTTAAAATTTCTGGCGCGATTCTAACACAAAACCACATTTTGATTCTATCTTAAGCAGCACAAAAGATAACAATTTAGTCGAATAATCTCTATTTCGAACAAATATAGAACAAAATATACTTTTTTAACCCAATTTATTGACGAAACAGGTTAAATTAAAGCTAAGTTTTGACTATTTATACTACGTTAGAAAGTTGAATACATTCGTTATTTATAACTTAATCTGGCATAAAAAAACCGACAAATTGTCGGTTTTTTTTATAACTATTTACATTCGATAATTGAATAATAAATAAAGAATTATAGTTAACTTATAGCAAGTTATTGATAGCGAGTTCAGGACTAATATCTGCATCATAATCAACACCTGAGACATCAAATCCAAACAATTTTAAAAACTCTTGATGATAACCAACATAATCGGTTAATTCATCAATTGTATCACTATCAACGGTATTCCAAATATCGGTTACACGTTGTTGTACGCTGTCTTCAAGCTCTTTATTGTTTTGGCGTAAACGACCTGCTTCATCAATAGTTGGATTTTTACCGTATATATTTTCTCTAAATAAGGCCTGTATTTGCTCAATACAACCTTCATACGTGCCATCAGCTTTCATGACTTTAAACATCGCTGAAATGTACAACGGCATAATTGGAATCGCTGAACTCGCTTGAGTTACTACCGCATTAAGCGAAGTAACGTAAGCTTCACCTTTAATATTAGCGGTTGTTGTTTTGATTGCTGCTGATGCGCGATCTAAATCTTCTTTCGCACGGCCAATCGTGGCATGTCCGTATATCGGCCAAGTTAATTCTTTACCAATATAGGTGTAAGCAACTGTTTTAAAACCATTAGCTAAAACACCAGCTTCGCCAAGCGCTTTGATCCAAAGTTCCCAATCAGCGCCACCCATCACATCAATAGTACCCTGAATTTCTTCTTCTGACGCTGCATCAACTGACACTGAATCAATAATACGTTTAGAGGTATTTAAGTTCTTGGTCGTTACACTTTGCCCAATAGGTTTCAACGTTGATGAATAGACTTCACCGGTATCAGGATCGGTGCGGCGTGGTGACGCCAAGCTGTATACGATTAGATCAATTTCACCTAATTCAGCTTTTATCGTTTCAATAGCTTTGGCTTTAATTTCATGAGAGAAAGCATCGCCATTAATATTTTTTGACCAAATACCAGCGCTATCTGCGGCAGCTTGAAACGCCGCGGTATTATACCAACCAGCAGAAGCTGTTTTCTTTTCTGTTGGTGGTTTTTCGAAGAAAATACCTAATGTTTTAGCATTATTACCAAAAGCTGCAGTAATTCGAGAAGACAAGCCATAACCTGTTGAAGCACCAATAACTAATACGTTTTTAGGCTTCGCATCAGCTTGTGGCTGACTTTTAACATAAGCAATTTGCTCGTTTACATGTGCTGCACAACCGGCAGGATGAGCGTTAGTACAAATAAAACCACGAATTTTTGGCTTAATAACCATAACTATACCTTCTTAATATCACGTTAATAATCTAGGGTTGAAGCTAACACTTACTGCTCACATCTAAGATTATCGAGTGAAAAATTGATTTATAAAATGAAATTGCCGACTAGTTTACTCTGGCTTGCACCATGATGAGGTGCGACCAGTGGCAATATTCGATATTTTTTTAATATTTCATAAAATTAACGATTTTCGTAATATGCCTGTAATGTTAATTTGTTGTACTCTTTCATTGACGCTAAAAACTCACTATACGATAACCACACGCGAGCAAAGTCTTTATCGGCTTTTACCTGCTCTTTGATCAATTCATCTGTATGGTACTTAAGTGCTTGCATAACTTCAGCTGGAAATTTACGTAATTGCACATTGTGCTCTTCTATCAACGTTTTTAAAGCCGCATTATTTCGGGCATTATACTCTGCCAAAGTAGACTCGTTTGCCGCATTCGCAGCTATCTCAACTATGCTTTGTAAATCAGCAGGCAAGGCATCAAATGCTTCTTGGTTAACTAAAAACTCTAAACCAGTGCCGGGCTCATGCCAAACCGAGGCGTAATAATAATCCGCCGCCTGATAAAAACCAAAAGCTAAATCGTTATAAGGCCCAACCCATTCTGTTGCGTCAATAGCTCCACTTTGTAGCGCCGAAAAAATCTCTCCTCCCGTTAATGTAACTGGAATAGCGCCTGCATTTTTTAGCACTTCGCCAGCGAGTCCTGGAATTCGCATTTTTAAACCTTGTAGATCGGCCACCGAATTAATTTCTTTTTTAAACCAACCACCAAATTGTGCACCTGAGTTACCACCAGGCATTGGCTTAATACCAAAAGGTTTGTAAAGCTCTTGCCAAAGTTCCATGCCACCACCGTAGTGCAGCCAAGCATTAAACTCTGTTGCTGTCATACCAAACGGAATTGCACTAAAAATAGGCGAAGCAGGTATTTTACCTTTCCAGTAATACGAACCACTGTGGCCCATTTGCACTGTACCTTGCGATACTGCATCAAAAACTTCAAAACCCGGCACTAACTCACCAGCGCCGTAAACCTTTACCGTTAAACGGCCATTACTCATAGCATTAACGTAATTGGCAAATTTTTCTGGCGCCATACCTAAACCAGGAAAGTTCTTTGGCCAAGAGGTTACTAGCTTCCAGGCAAACTTTTCTTGTGGTTGAACACTTTGTTCAGTACTCGCTTTACTTTGCTTATCGCCACAAGAAGCTAATGTAAATAGCG
The Colwellia sp. Arc7-D genome window above contains:
- a CDS encoding TRAP transporter substrate-binding protein yields the protein MIKNTVRSSILICIALFTLASCGDKQSKASTEQSVQPQEKFAWKLVTSWPKNFPGLGMAPEKFANYVNAMSNGRLTVKVYGAGELVPGFEVFDAVSQGTVQMGHSGSYYWKGKIPASPIFSAIPFGMTATEFNAWLHYGGGMELWQELYKPFGIKPMPGGNSGAQFGGWFKKEINSVADLQGLKMRIPGLAGEVLKNAGAIPVTLTGGEIFSALQSGAIDATEWVGPYNDLAFGFYQAADYYYASVWHEPGTGLEFLVNQEAFDALPADLQSIVEIAANAANESTLAEYNARNNAALKTLIEEHNVQLRKFPAEVMQALKYHTDELIKEQVKADKDFARVWLSYSEFLASMKEYNKLTLQAYYENR
- a CDS encoding Na(+)-translocating NADH-quinone reductase subunit A translates to MITIKKGLDVPVVGAPQQVIHDGPSIKTVATLGEEFVGMRPTMFVKVGDSVKKGQALFEDKKNPGVIFTAQASGVVKEINRGEKRVLQSVVIEIGGNEQETFTQYAANELNSIAREDVVSNLVKSGLWTAIRTRPFSKVPAVDATPVAVFVSALDTNPLAADPAVIIAEQSEAFVNGLTVLARLTEGEVFVSKAPGSDIAVNSTTKVNEFAGKHPAGLVGTHMHFLKPVNADNVAWHAGYQDVIAIGKLFTTGELDSSRVISLAGPAAKNPRLIRTTLGASSAEIIADDKIDGEVRVVSGSLLLGSVASGVHGYLGRYHTQISLILEGREKEFIGYMYPGPNKFSVTRAYMGHFFPKKLFNMTTTTNGSARAMVPIGNFERVMPLDILPTMLLRDLCAGDTDGAQQLGALELDEEDLALCTFVCPGKTDYGVILRDCLTTIEKEG
- a CDS encoding NADH:ubiquinone reductase (Na(+)-transporting) subunit B, producing the protein MGLKKFFEDIEPQFEKGGKYETWYALYEAVATGLFTPGQVNKGRTHVRDSIDLKRIMITVWLAVFPAMFWGMYNIGFQATDALAAGYALPDTWQVGLFEMLGGSLSTESGWFSMMLYGATFFLPIYATVFIVGGFWEVLFASVRKHEVNEGFFVSSILFALILPATIPLWQAAIGITFGIVIAKEVFGGTGKNFLNPALAGRAFLFFAYPSEISGDAVWVAADGFSGATALSAANQGLLEYTINADWWNAFWGYIPGSVGEVSTAMILLGGAYILYKGIASWRIVLGVFAGMVVMSMLLNAIGSDTNAMFAMPWYWHLVTGGFAFGMMFMATDPVSASFTNTGKYWFGALVGIMVVLVRVVNPAFPEGMMLAILFANLFAPLFDYFVVQGNIKRRLDRNV
- a CDS encoding Na(+)-translocating NADH-quinone reductase subunit C; this encodes MSDTKKKETFGRTVGFVFIVCLVCAALVSTSAVVLKPLQTANKLLDKQTKILETAGLLELAGDDIVAVYNQRVEAKMISLETGKVVEGDVNSFDERADARDPAKSFKPENDIASLNRVAKNAVVYLVKDEQGKVTTIVLPIVGSGLWDLMYGFVGLESDLNTVKSVIYSDLKETPGLGAEVLNPNWKALWPGKKMFDEQNNIAIQIVKGGAKSGDVHGVDALSGATLTSNGVETTLHFWLGEEGYGPFITNYRAGGLN
- the fabV gene encoding enoyl-ACP reductase FabV, with product MVIKPKIRGFICTNAHPAGCAAHVNEQIAYVKSQPQADAKPKNVLVIGASTGYGLSSRITAAFGNNAKTLGIFFEKPPTEKKTASAGWYNTAAFQAAADSAGIWSKNINGDAFSHEIKAKAIETIKAELGEIDLIVYSLASPRRTDPDTGEVYSSTLKPIGQSVTTKNLNTSKRIIDSVSVDAASEEEIQGTIDVMGGADWELWIKALGEAGVLANGFKTVAYTYIGKELTWPIYGHATIGRAKEDLDRASAAIKTTTANIKGEAYVTSLNAVVTQASSAIPIMPLYISAMFKVMKADGTYEGCIEQIQALFRENIYGKNPTIDEAGRLRQNNKELEDSVQQRVTDIWNTVDSDTIDELTDYVGYHQEFLKLFGFDVSGVDYDADISPELAINNLL